Below is a genomic region from Coprobacter tertius.
GGATTATCGAATATCGGGAGAACGACTATTATCGATCCTGAGAAACATGGGAAAAAACAAGAATATGCGGAGCTTTTATACGAACTCCGTAAGAAAAAGGGCATGACAGTAGAAGAGGCCGGTAAATTAGTTACCGATCCTTTGTTTCTTGCCGGCTTGATGATAAAGAGCGGTGATGCCGACGGAGAAGTGGCTGGGGCCAGACATACTACCGGAGATGTTTTACGGGCGGCATTCCAAATTGTAAAAACGGCTCCGGGAGTGAGCGTTGTTTCAGGTGCGTTTTTGATGTTTTTGCCTAAAAATGAGTACGGTGAAAATGGGTTGCTGGTATTTGCCGATTGTGCGGTTTTGCCCGATCCTACAGCTGCTGAATTGGCGCAAATTGCTGTATCTACCGGGCATACGACGCGTACGATTTGTGGGTTTGAACCTCGTATCGCTATGTTGAGTTTTTCTACTAAAGGTAGTGCGAAACATGAAAAGGTAGATAAAGTGGTAGAAGCTACTCGAATCGCCCGTGAAATGGATCCGACTTTAATGATCGACGGCGAATTGCAAGCTGATGCTGCTATCGTTGCTTCGGTTGCTGCGCTTAAAGATCCTCAAAGTGATATTGCCGGTAAAGCAAACGTGTTGGTATTCCCTTCTCTCGAAACCGGCAATATTACCTATAAACTGGTGCAAAGATTAGCTGGTGCTCAGGCTGTAGGTCCTATTTTACAAGGTATTGCCGCACCGGTTAACGATTTATCCCGGGGATGTTCTGTAGATGATATCTATAAGATGGTAGCAATTACGGCAAATCAGGCTATCGGATTAAAAAAATAATCCGGTAGGGGAATTAATAACGAACTAAAAGCACACGATTTATGAAAGTTTTAGTATTGAATTGCGGATCGTCTTCGATAAAGTATAAATTATTCGATACCGATACAAAAGAAGTATTGGCGCAAGGTGGCGTTGAAAAGATCGGATTGCCCGGATCTTTTTTGAAATTGACTTTGCCGAATGGAGAAAAGGTTGTTCTCGAAAAGGACATCCCGGAACACACAGTCGGTATAGATTTTATTCTGAGCACCCTCACCAGTGATAAATATGGTTGTATAAGCTCTTTGGAGGAAATAGAGGCTGTAGGTCATCGTGTCGTACATGGTGGTGAGAAGTTCAATCAGTCGGTATTGATTACTCAAGAGGTAAAAGATATGATTGTTGCCTGTATCGATATCGCACCTTTACATAACCCGGCCAATTTGAAAGGGATTGATGCTGTAGAAGCGATTCTTCCTCAGGTTCCCCAAGTTGCTGTATTCGATACGGCTTTCCATCAGACTATGCCTAAATACGCATATATGTATGGTATACCCTATGAATTGTACGAAAAATATGCGATACGACGTTATGGTTTCCATGGTACGAGTCATCGGTATGTTTCGCGCCGTGCTTGCGAATTTTTGGGTGTACCTTATGAGTCTCAAAAAATTATAACTTGTCATATCGGAAACGGTGGTTCCATTACAGCCGTAAAAGATGGTAAATCGGTTGATACTTCTATGGGGTTGACTCCGGTCGAAGGCCTGATGATGGGCACTCGTTCGGGTGATATAGATGCGGGGGCGCTTTCTTATATTATGGAAAAGGAGAACCTGGATGCTGCCGGCCTTTCTAATTTGGTGAATAAAAAAAGCGGTGTACTGGGGGTGTCTGGCGTTTCGTCCGATATGCGTGAGATAGAGGCTGCTGTGGCTAACGGCCACGAGAGGGCTATTTTAGCTTTGAATATGTATGATTATCGTATCCGTAAGTACATAGGGGCATATGCCGCCGCTATGGGAGGTGTGGATATAATCGTATTTACCGGCGGAGTCGGTGAGAACCAGACGAAGACTCGAGAAGTCGCTTGCCAGGGACTCGAATTTATGGGTATTAAAATAGATACGATATTAAATGCAAAAATACGAGGTACCGAGACTATAATCAGTACCCCCGATTCGAGAGTCAAAGTTGTCGTTATTCCTACCGACGAGGAATACATGATTGCTTCGGATACTCAGGAAATTCTTTCGAAATGTTAATAATAAAAACTGCTGGTGAGAAATGAATCACCGTATAGGTTCTATTCTAAGGAAAGAAATTACGCCCTGATACAATTCTGTATCAGGGCGTAGTTCTTTTATGAAGTGTTGTTATAGAGACTTTTATATTTTTGAATTAACCGGATTGTGTATTTACAGGAGGTTTATTATTTTATTCATAATATTTTTCTGAGTTTAAATAACCAGGCACAAGCAGCTGATACAATCAGTGAAATTGATAGGATAATGGCTATTGCATGAGGATTATCTTGTAAAGCATTAGGTACATTCATTCCATAAAAACTGGCTATTAGAGTGGGTATCATCATGATGATCGAGATGAGCGTGAGTTGCTTCATAATATTATTCATATTATTTCCGATAACCGAGGCATAAGCATCCATCATGCCCGAGAGAATATCACTATGTACGTTAGCCGTTTCCAAAGCCTGTTTCATTTCAATTTCGACATCTTCAAGAAGGTCTGAATCGATGCCGGCCCTTCCTTTTATACGTGTAAGTAAGATGGCATTTCCTTTGAGTGCCGTAATGAAATAAACGAAACATTTTTCGATTTTCAATAATGATTGCAGTTCTCTGTTTTTTATGGATTTTTCCAGCTCTTTTTCACAAGATCGTATACAGTTATTCAGTTGTTTCAGGTATTTGAGATACCAGACGGCTGAAGAAAGCAGGAGTTTGAGCACCAGGTCGAATTTATTACTGAATCCGATACCTTTGTGGTTGTTGTATGAGATAAAATCGGCAATCATTTCGGTCTTATAATAACAAAGGGTCGTTATGACATCATCTTTGAAAATTATTCCTAAAGGTATGGTATAAAAAGGTGTATCTTCGTTATTATTCCGTATGGGTATACGTATTATAATCAGTTGCCAGTCATTCTCATATTCTATGCGAGGGCGTTCGTCTACATCTTCGATATCATGAATAAATGAATGGGGTATTTTAAGTTCTTCGGTAAGGTATCTGATGTCTTCTTGAGTTGGTATTTCAACATTTATCCAGCAGTTAGCTACTTGTTTCTCAACAGAGGTGAGACCATTGGTCCCAATAATAAAATTTCTCATTTTCGTTCCTCCCATAATTTTCCGGGCGGAACTCTCTCATGAATTCCTGCCGGAGTTAATAATCGTATGAATGATGATCGTCCATCTTTAAATTTTTATTTTTGCGTTGCAAATTTAAGAAAGTATATCTATCTGGGAGATTTCTATTAAAGAAAAAATAATTAATTTTATTTTTTTGGCTTTTACAAATTTTCAAACTGACATAAAATCATATTCTCACCATCGAAGACAGCATAAGAGTAATGATGTATCCAATCGCCCAGAATAAGAATTCGGCTGGTACGACTCAACATAAGATCGAGCATGATATGACGGTGTCCGAAGATAAAGAAATTTATGCTACTGTCTTTCGATAGGTATTGTTTCGCAAAATTTACGAGATATTCGTCATTTTCTCCGTTATACTCGTGATCGTCGGAAGCTGTAAGGCGACTGTGTGATGACCATCGATGGGCGAAAGATACTGTCCATCTGGGATGTATAGCAGAAAATAATTTTTGACAAATCCGGTTGTGAAAAATCGAGCGTATCAAGCGGAAAGACCGCGATGTTTCTCCCAATCCGTCGCCATGAGCAAGAAAAAACTGTTTCCCTTCGATGATGACGATTTTGGGTGTTTTATGTACGATGACCCCGAGTTCGGAAGGTAGATAATCGAATATCCAGATATCATGATTGCCGATAAACCAGTGAATCTCGATTCCACGATCGGTAAGCTCGGCTATTTTCCCGAAGAAACGGGTAAATCCTCTGGGAACGACGGTTTTATATTCATACCAGTAATCGAGGATATCTCCCATGAGATATATTGCACGAGCGTTTTCTTTAATCGAATCGAGAAATCGTACGACTCTCTTTTCGTTTTCCCGAGGATTTTTGAAAGTACGGGCTCCCAAATGCAGATCCGAAATGAAATAAATATTTTTCATGTGGGAAAAGTTTTAGAGAAATCCGAGTTCCAGTTTTGCTTCTTCACTCATCATATCTTTGTCCCATTGGGGTTCGAAAACAAGTTTTATATCGACGTTTTTTACTTCATCTATACTTTCGACCTTCATCCTTACATCTTCTATGATAAAATCGGCAGCGGGGCAATTGGGTGCAGTAAGAGTCATGTCTATCGTAACATTTTTTTCTTCATCGACATTTACATTATAGATAAGCCCCAAATCGTAAACGTTTACGGGTATTTCGGGATCGTAAACGGTGCGAAGCATTTTTACTATTTTTTCTTCTATTGTCAATTCGGTTGTTTCCATAAAAGTATATTTTCTAAACGAAGATACTTTTTTTATTGGAAAAAGATAGAAGAGAGTATCGAAAAAGTATAACCGTGAAGTAAAATTCATTCCGGTATTTTACTTCACGGTTATATTCTTGCAGTTTTAAAATTTCAGTAATTGTAAATCTTAAATTAATTTGCAGATTCGGTTATTCCTTTCCACTGGTCGGTCCTAAACGGAACGGCGGGAAGCCCTTCTGTATCGAAAAGGTTGATATCGGGGTTATTTCCCCAACCGTATCGAACAGCAACAGGATCGATGACATCATCACTCCAGACAATTACTTTTCCGTTTTTAAGGGTTGCTTTTGCCCAAACGAATTTTTGATCTTTACCTGCGATGGCAAAGCCTTCGATGTATCCGTATTTATTTTTTATCACGAGTTGCGAATCTTGAGTATCGAAGGTAACGATTATTTTATTCCCTTTTTTCTCCATCGAAGAAAAAGTCGGGCCTGTATAATGGATATCTGTTTTTCCGTAATCTTTATTTAAAGCGATCAGGGCTAAACGTCTCCCTACTTCCTGTTTATTTTTAGGATGTATATCACCGGCTTCGCCTATATCTATTATAACGGCTTGTCCGGTATGGGGAGTTGAGAGAGTCATGGATTGAGCTTCGCGTACTTCCGCCCATTGGCTTTCGGAAGGTTCTATGTCTTTAGCCATGAAGTTAGCGAGTTGAACCCAATAGAAGGGAAAGTCATATCCCCATTTTTTACGCCAGTTTTGTATGAGGCTCGGGAATAAAGTCCGGTAGGCATGAGCATTGTCGGCATTCGATTCACCCTGATACCAGATAACCCCTTTTATCGGGAAACCGATAAAAGGATTTATCATTGCATTATACAGTATTGAAGGCATAGAATTGGGGCCGATGCTGGCTTTATAAAATTCTTTATTAGTGAGGGCGGTTCTATACTTCCATGTCCCTGCGAGGGATACTTTTTCGTTATCTCCCGTTTTAATATACAATTGTTGTGGCTCGCTTGTAAATCCGCCATAACTTGTTTCATCGGTAATTCTGACGGTTATATTGTTTTTCCCCGGTTTAAGTACTTCTGCCGGAATGGTATAAATACGATCGGTATTGCATCCGTTAGTCTGTCCTATTTCGGTCGAATTTACCCATGTAACGTCATTATCGTCTATTTTCCCGAGTGAAAGCCGTGCCTGTTTGCCGGCCATATCCTTTGGTAAAATAATATCGTAACTGAACCAAACGACACCGTCGGTACCGGCAAGAGGCGTATTACTCCATTCACCCGGAATCTGCATTTCATCCCAAGCAGAGGTCGCGGTATTATTGTTATACCATTTTTCGGTAAGACCTTTGTCTGCGAGGACCGAATTCTGGTATTCTTTAATTCCTCCTTTTCCCGCTTTGTTAAAATCCATAACGTCTTTAATCTGTTGGGAATCGAAATCCCTTTTTTTATTTTCCGGCACTTGAGCATAAGCATCGGAGCTTATCCAGGTTTCAATGATCGTACCTCCCCAGGAAGAATTTATAACTCCTAAAGGAATGCCGGTTTCACGGTAAATATCCCGGGCAAAAAAATAGGCTACGGCCGAGAAATTACCTGCGGTTTCGGGAGAACATGGTTCCCATTTTGCATTTATGTTGTTCATGGGAACAATTTCCATTTTCTGTGGAACATTATATAATCGAATATTGGGATAGTCGGCACTCTTTATTTCTTCTTTTCCATTCAGGGCAAAACTTACGGGCCATTCCATATTCGATTGGCCACTGCATAACCATATGTCGCCGATCATGATATTCTGTAAAGTAATCGTATTTTTTTTACCTTTTATTTCCAAGGTGAACGGACCTCCGTGAGACATTGCCGGAAGGGTTACCTGCCATTCGCCTTTTGAATTCGCTCGTGTTTTGTATTTTTCTCCTTTAAACGTAATTTCAACCGGTTCTTTTTTATCGGCTGTTCCCCATATCTTAACTGGAGAGTTGCGTTGCATAACCATATTATTGCTGAAAATGCCGGGTAGCTTTATTTGGGCATTAATTAAGGGTGATATGGCAAATGTTAATAAGAAAATTAAGACTGTGAGTTTTATTTTCATGGTATTAGTAATGGATTAGATTGATTTTTTATTCAGATGAATTCAGAAAGCTAAATTAATAATTTATTTTTTTACTGAAAACCGGAGGACGGATATTTTTGTTATTTTATTGAGTCGGTAGTCAGGGAAAATTTATCTACAGACAAAGAATGCGAGTCGTTAAGTATTAAAGAACGGGCTTGGGTGGACATTAAAGTAGAGATTTGTGTTATTTATTTTTAAATGATATATTTGCGTAGATATTATTAACCAAAATAACATCGGAATATAAAAAATATTCCATTGATAAAAGAAAGAATTATGAAAAAACTGACTTCATTTATTATTGTTGCATTATGCCTGCTGATGGCAGTTCCTGCGCAATCTCAGCTAAGATTCGGTGTAAGACTGGGTGCGAATGTTTCTGATATGTCTTTCAATAAAGATGTTTTTAAATCGTCTAACATAGGCAGTTTTACCGGAGGTCTTATGGCCGAATTTATGTTGCCGGTATTTAACCTGGGTATCGACGGTGCGGTTATGTATACCCGTAAAGGAGCTAAATTTATAGCGACTGGAGATAATGCTGGAAATATCGGTAATGCGCTTGAAGCGGATGCTATACAGAGTACAAAGAAACTCGATTATATCGAAATTCCTGTAAATTTGAAATATAAGATCGGATTACCCATAATAAAACCCTATATTTTTGCCGGTCCGAGTTTCTCGTTTTTGGTAGGAAATAAATTGAGTGTCAATCGCCTTGTGGGAGATGAAAATATCGCTAAAGAACTCGATAATGCGCTTTCGAACCGCAAATTCGATGTGGCTATTAATTTGGGTGCAGGTCTTGAGCTTTTCAGCAAGATACAGGTACAGGCACAATATGGCTGGGGATTGAATAATGCGATAAAAATTAAAGAAGAAAATTTTAAGGTAACGGCAAAAAATCGGTATTGGACGATTACGGCAGCTTATCTATTCTGATCTGAAACCTTTATAGTATAAGATAATACGTGGTATATCCCTTTATAAACAGATATACCACGTTCTTTTTGTATATTTGTATTCTAAATTTCGATATATGTCTCGATTTGCCGATGTCATACTTCCTCTTCCTTTGCGCAAGTATTATACTTATCGTATTCCCGAAGATATGGAAACCCGTTTGCAGGCAGGAAGCCGGGTAATCGTACCTTTCGGAAGAAAAAAATATTATACGGCGATTGTAGCGTTTGTGCATCCGTATCCGCCGGCAGATTATGAGACGAAGGAGATTCTCACTTTGTTAGACGATACGCCGGTTTTACGTCGTCCTCAATTGAAATTCTGGGAGTGGATCGCGGAATATTATTTATGCGCTATCGGTGATGTATATAAAGCTGCATTGCCCTCCGGGCTTAAATTAGAAAGTGAAACGGTTGTAAGCCCTAATCCCGATTATATCGAGGATGAAGACAATCGATTGAAAGAACGGGAACGGATACTGCTCGATGGATTGTCTAATTATGAAAAAATATCGGTACAGGATCTTGAAAAGGAAACCGGTCTTCGAAATATATTACCGGTAATTCGTTCTTTGCTCGATAAAGAAGCAATTTATGTCTCGGAAAAGCTGAAAGACGGCTATCGTCCACGAACCGAGAATTTTGTCAAATTATCTTTCGGTCGGGAAAGAAAGGAAGAATTAAAAGAAATTTTCGAAAAGCTTTCTGCTGCCAAAAAACAGCTGAAATTATTGATGGCATACCTTGATATGTCTGGATTTATAAGACCGGGAGAATTAAAAGAAGTGCCCCGAAAAGCTTTATTGAAAAGAGCCGAAGTTTCACCGGCTGTTCTTTCGGCATTGCAGGATAAAGGAATCTTTGTTTCGTATACCCGTGAGGTAAGTCGTTTTACGTTTTCCGATCCTGTTCTGGGTTCATATCCGCTAAACGAAGCACAACGGCAAGCGTTTAATGCCATAATCACTTCATTTTCGGAAAAAGACGTTACTTTGTTGCATGGTGTTACTTCGAGCGGAAAAACAGAAATTTATATACATCTTATCGAGGAAGTCGTAAAAAAAGGAAGACAAGTTTTGTATTTGGTTCCCGAAATCGCTTTAACGACACAATTAACGAGCCGGTTGCAACGGGTATTCGGGAATGCTTTAGCAATATACCATTCTAAATTTTCGGATAACGAACGAGTGGAGATATGGAATAATCTTTTGCGGGATAAAGGTGTAAAAGTGATTTTAGGAGTGCGTTCCTCGGTATTTTTACCCTTTAAGGATTTAGGTTTGGTAATTGTAGATGAAGAGCATGAAAATACTTATAAGCAGCAGGATCCTTCTCCTCGATACCATGCTCGTAATGCGGCGATCGTGTTGGCTTCTATGCATGGTGCGAAAACTCTTTTAGGTACAGCGACACCTTCTATCGAAACATACTATAATGCCCGTCAGGGAAAATACGGGTTGGTAGAGTTGAAAATACGGTATGAAGAAAAAGATTTGCCTGAGATACAGGTTGCCGATACGCAGGAATTACGACGTAAGAAGCAAATGCCCGGTAATTTTTCCCCTTTATTATTGAAAACTGCTTCGGATGCGCTGAGACAAGGAGAACAGGTAATTTTGTTTCAGAACAGAAGAGGTTTTGCACCGATGGTCGAGTGTAAGTTGTGCGCTTGGGTGCCTAAATGTAAAAATTGCGATGTAAGCATGACTTATCATAAACGGTATCATCAGCTTACTTGCCATTATTGCGGGTATACCTACGAATTACCCCGTCAGTGTCCTGCCTGCGGTCATACTTCGATCGAAGTAAGAGGATTCGGGACAGAGCGCATAGAAGAAGATGTTGAGCAATGTTTTCCGGAATATAAGGTGGCCAGAATGGATCTGGATACGACTCGTACCCGAAAAGCTTATGAACAGATAATTGAGGATTTCGAACAGAAAAAGACTCAAATACTTATTGGCACTCAAATGGTAACGAAGGGGTTGGATTTCGATAATGTGAGTGTTGTCGGAATATTGAGTGCCGATACGATGATGAATTTTCCGGATTTTAGAGCTCACGAGCGCGCTTTTCAGTTGATGGCTCAGGTAGCTGGTCGTTCTGGCAGAAAGGGCCGAAAAGGAACGGTAATTTTGCAAACGGCTCAACCCGATCATCCGTTGATAAAGCAGGTATTGAATCATGATTATGAGGGAATGTATTTTACACAGATTGCTGAAAGGGAACAATTTTCT
It encodes:
- a CDS encoding UDP-2,3-diacylglucosamine diphosphatase; translated protein: MKNIYFISDLHLGARTFKNPRENEKRVVRFLDSIKENARAIYLMGDILDYWYEYKTVVPRGFTRFFGKIAELTDRGIEIHWFIGNHDIWIFDYLPSELGVIVHKTPKIVIIEGKQFFLAHGDGLGETSRSFRLIRSIFHNRICQKLFSAIHPRWTVSFAHRWSSHSRLTASDDHEYNGENDEYLVNFAKQYLSKDSSINFFIFGHRHIMLDLMLSRTSRILILGDWIHHYSYAVFDGENMILCQFENL
- the pta gene encoding phosphate acetyltransferase, giving the protein MELINQLIERAKANKQRIVLPEGTEERTLKAADRIVADGVADVILIGDPVEIMALSEKFGLSNIGRTTIIDPEKHGKKQEYAELLYELRKKKGMTVEEAGKLVTDPLFLAGLMIKSGDADGEVAGARHTTGDVLRAAFQIVKTAPGVSVVSGAFLMFLPKNEYGENGLLVFADCAVLPDPTAAELAQIAVSTGHTTRTICGFEPRIAMLSFSTKGSAKHEKVDKVVEATRIAREMDPTLMIDGELQADAAIVASVAALKDPQSDIAGKANVLVFPSLETGNITYKLVQRLAGAQAVGPILQGIAAPVNDLSRGCSVDDIYKMVAITANQAIGLKK
- a CDS encoding acetate kinase translates to MKVLVLNCGSSSIKYKLFDTDTKEVLAQGGVEKIGLPGSFLKLTLPNGEKVVLEKDIPEHTVGIDFILSTLTSDKYGCISSLEEIEAVGHRVVHGGEKFNQSVLITQEVKDMIVACIDIAPLHNPANLKGIDAVEAILPQVPQVAVFDTAFHQTMPKYAYMYGIPYELYEKYAIRRYGFHGTSHRYVSRRACEFLGVPYESQKIITCHIGNGGSITAVKDGKSVDTSMGLTPVEGLMMGTRSGDIDAGALSYIMEKENLDAAGLSNLVNKKSGVLGVSGVSSDMREIEAAVANGHERAILALNMYDYRIRKYIGAYAAAMGGVDIIVFTGGVGENQTKTREVACQGLEFMGIKIDTILNAKIRGTETIISTPDSRVKVVVIPTDEEYMIASDTQEILSKC
- a CDS encoding metal-sulfur cluster assembly factor, translating into METTELTIEEKIVKMLRTVYDPEIPVNVYDLGLIYNVNVDEEKNVTIDMTLTAPNCPAADFIIEDVRMKVESIDEVKNVDIKLVFEPQWDKDMMSEEAKLELGFL
- a CDS encoding porin family protein; protein product: MKKLTSFIIVALCLLMAVPAQSQLRFGVRLGANVSDMSFNKDVFKSSNIGSFTGGLMAEFMLPVFNLGIDGAVMYTRKGAKFIATGDNAGNIGNALEADAIQSTKKLDYIEIPVNLKYKIGLPIIKPYIFAGPSFSFLVGNKLSVNRLVGDENIAKELDNALSNRKFDVAINLGAGLELFSKIQVQAQYGWGLNNAIKIKEENFKVTAKNRYWTITAAYLF
- a CDS encoding sialate O-acetylesterase, which codes for MKIKLTVLIFLLTFAISPLINAQIKLPGIFSNNMVMQRNSPVKIWGTADKKEPVEITFKGEKYKTRANSKGEWQVTLPAMSHGGPFTLEIKGKKNTITLQNIMIGDIWLCSGQSNMEWPVSFALNGKEEIKSADYPNIRLYNVPQKMEIVPMNNINAKWEPCSPETAGNFSAVAYFFARDIYRETGIPLGVINSSWGGTIIETWISSDAYAQVPENKKRDFDSQQIKDVMDFNKAGKGGIKEYQNSVLADKGLTEKWYNNNTATSAWDEMQIPGEWSNTPLAGTDGVVWFSYDIILPKDMAGKQARLSLGKIDDNDVTWVNSTEIGQTNGCNTDRIYTIPAEVLKPGKNNITVRITDETSYGGFTSEPQQLYIKTGDNEKVSLAGTWKYRTALTNKEFYKASIGPNSMPSILYNAMINPFIGFPIKGVIWYQGESNADNAHAYRTLFPSLIQNWRKKWGYDFPFYWVQLANFMAKDIEPSESQWAEVREAQSMTLSTPHTGQAVIIDIGEAGDIHPKNKQEVGRRLALIALNKDYGKTDIHYTGPTFSSMEKKGNKIIVTFDTQDSQLVIKNKYGYIEGFAIAGKDQKFVWAKATLKNGKVIVWSDDVIDPVAVRYGWGNNPDINLFDTEGLPAVPFRTDQWKGITESAN
- a CDS encoding magnesium transporter CorA family protein, which gives rise to MRNFIIGTNGLTSVEKQVANCWINVEIPTQEDIRYLTEELKIPHSFIHDIEDVDERPRIEYENDWQLIIIRIPIRNNNEDTPFYTIPLGIIFKDDVITTLCYYKTEMIADFISYNNHKGIGFSNKFDLVLKLLLSSAVWYLKYLKQLNNCIRSCEKELEKSIKNRELQSLLKIEKCFVYFITALKGNAILLTRIKGRAGIDSDLLEDVEIEMKQALETANVHSDILSGMMDAYASVIGNNMNNIMKQLTLISIIMMIPTLIASFYGMNVPNALQDNPHAIAIILSISLIVSAACAWLFKLRKIL
- the priA gene encoding replication restart helicase PriA, whose translation is MSRFADVILPLPLRKYYTYRIPEDMETRLQAGSRVIVPFGRKKYYTAIVAFVHPYPPADYETKEILTLLDDTPVLRRPQLKFWEWIAEYYLCAIGDVYKAALPSGLKLESETVVSPNPDYIEDEDNRLKERERILLDGLSNYEKISVQDLEKETGLRNILPVIRSLLDKEAIYVSEKLKDGYRPRTENFVKLSFGRERKEELKEIFEKLSAAKKQLKLLMAYLDMSGFIRPGELKEVPRKALLKRAEVSPAVLSALQDKGIFVSYTREVSRFTFSDPVLGSYPLNEAQRQAFNAIITSFSEKDVTLLHGVTSSGKTEIYIHLIEEVVKKGRQVLYLVPEIALTTQLTSRLQRVFGNALAIYHSKFSDNERVEIWNNLLRDKGVKVILGVRSSVFLPFKDLGLVIVDEEHENTYKQQDPSPRYHARNAAIVLASMHGAKTLLGTATPSIETYYNARQGKYGLVELKIRYEEKDLPEIQVADTQELRRKKQMPGNFSPLLLKTASDALRQGEQVILFQNRRGFAPMVECKLCAWVPKCKNCDVSMTYHKRYHQLTCHYCGYTYELPRQCPACGHTSIEVRGFGTERIEEDVEQCFPEYKVARMDLDTTRTRKAYEQIIEDFEQKKTQILIGTQMVTKGLDFDNVSVVGILSADTMMNFPDFRAHERAFQLMAQVAGRSGRKGRKGTVILQTAQPDHPLIKQVLNHDYEGMYFTQIAEREQFSYPPFFRLVYIYLKHRDENLLDSLSRAYADRLRKLFGNRILGPDNPPVARIQTLYIRKIVLKIETRASMAKVREYLLLAQDEMLHDERFRSLILYYDVDPM